In Deferrivibrio essentukiensis, a single window of DNA contains:
- a CDS encoding S1 RNA-binding domain-containing protein: protein MQDNNGMNNEMKFEDFESMLEDSLNPPSKGSIVKGSVVAINGTDILVNIGYKSEGVIDKSELENNGELTVKVGDEIEALVEGVQGGGGYVRLSRKVLNQQRDFDEILEKFEKNKPVAVKIENFNDKGFTGKVGEVSVFIPSNHIDVRNKIKDSKSYIGKVLNCKILKVDRKSKSILASHKLYIVEAAEMEKNELFDSIKEGDKVKGKVKTIKEYGVFINIGAVDGFLHRDNIDWGKVKHPSKYLEVDDVVETVVLNVDKENKKIELGLKQLKEDPWNKVAEKYPLESEAKGRVVTRRKKGYVVELESGVDGFIPEEELSWIKNSSVKLERGDMVEGKVIGVDNDHKKVLMSLKLLSENPWITLKNNHPEGSVVTGKIKSVTDFGIFVDFGAHIDGLIRKIDISWTEDIQDLNEKFKAGDEITAKILKIDEDKERISLGIKQLEKNPWKDIDKLLPSGKVLDVEVIEVNKENVVVALPKDLKGIIPAKELDENKVIPEEFCKVGDTLKVVVLKIDKRNREILLSVKKYKLDSEKREVKEYLKQIEDNSDSTFNLGTLIKGKIDEIK, encoded by the coding sequence ATGCAGGATAACAATGGGATGAACAATGAAATGAAATTTGAGGACTTCGAGTCTATGCTTGAGGATTCTCTCAATCCGCCGTCTAAGGGGAGTATTGTAAAAGGGTCGGTGGTTGCAATAAATGGTACAGATATTTTAGTTAATATTGGTTATAAATCTGAAGGTGTAATAGATAAAAGTGAGCTTGAAAACAATGGAGAGCTTACAGTCAAGGTTGGCGATGAGATAGAGGCATTGGTCGAAGGTGTCCAGGGTGGTGGTGGTTATGTCAGACTTTCAAGAAAAGTATTGAATCAGCAGAGAGATTTTGATGAGATTCTTGAAAAGTTTGAAAAAAATAAGCCTGTCGCCGTTAAGATTGAAAACTTCAATGACAAAGGGTTTACAGGAAAAGTAGGTGAAGTTTCGGTATTTATCCCTTCCAATCATATTGATGTCAGGAATAAAATTAAAGACAGTAAAAGTTATATCGGCAAAGTTTTAAATTGCAAAATTTTAAAGGTAGATAGAAAGAGCAAAAGTATATTGGCTTCTCACAAACTTTATATTGTTGAAGCAGCTGAGATGGAAAAGAATGAGCTGTTTGACTCCATTAAAGAAGGGGACAAAGTTAAGGGTAAAGTAAAAACAATTAAAGAATACGGTGTATTTATAAATATAGGGGCTGTGGATGGTTTTCTTCATAGAGACAATATTGATTGGGGAAAGGTAAAACATCCATCAAAATATTTGGAAGTAGATGATGTAGTCGAAACAGTTGTTTTAAATGTTGATAAAGAAAATAAAAAAATTGAACTTGGCTTAAAACAGCTAAAAGAAGACCCTTGGAATAAAGTTGCGGAAAAATATCCTTTGGAGAGTGAGGCAAAGGGCAGAGTAGTGACCAGAAGAAAGAAGGGTTATGTCGTAGAGCTTGAGTCTGGTGTTGACGGGTTTATCCCTGAAGAAGAGCTTTCCTGGATTAAAAACTCCTCTGTGAAGCTTGAAAGAGGGGATATGGTTGAGGGCAAGGTTATCGGAGTTGATAATGACCACAAAAAGGTCTTGATGTCGTTAAAATTGTTATCTGAGAATCCTTGGATAACCTTAAAGAATAACCACCCGGAAGGGTCAGTTGTTACAGGCAAAATTAAAAGTGTAACTGACTTTGGTATATTTGTAGATTTTGGTGCACATATAGATGGTCTTATCAGAAAAATCGATATTTCTTGGACTGAAGATATTCAGGATTTAAATGAAAAGTTCAAAGCAGGTGATGAAATTACTGCTAAAATTCTAAAAATTGACGAGGATAAAGAAAGAATTTCTCTCGGTATAAAACAGCTTGAGAAAAATCCTTGGAAAGACATTGACAAACTTTTACCTTCGGGTAAAGTATTAGATGTTGAAGTAATTGAAGTTAATAAAGAGAATGTTGTTGTTGCATTGCCGAAAGACTTAAAGGGGATAATTCCTGCTAAAGAGCTTGATGAAAATAAAGTTATTCCAGAAGAGTTTTGCAAGGTAGGGGATACTTTAAAAGTTGTTGTGTTGAAAATTGATAAAAGGAACAGGGAGATATTGCTTTCAGTCAAAAAATACAAGCTTGACTCTGAAAAACGTGAAGTAAAAGAGTATTTAAAGCAGATAGAAGATAATTCGGATTCTACATTTAACTTAGGCACCTTAATAAAAGGGAAGATTGACGAGATAAAATAA
- the ispH gene encoding 4-hydroxy-3-methylbut-2-enyl diphosphate reductase, with protein sequence MNIIVADYSGFCFGVERAIKIVEETSDKGGRVYTLGPIIHNPQLVKKLEEKGVNVKKSVEDVEKDDVVVIRSHGIPKQHMDKLKDNKISVVDATCPFVTRAQRQVSILSSSGYFLVVFGEKEHPEVKGIVSYANNGFVVVENSDEVERYVGFHDKIGVVAQTTQNKAKFDMVVDALKSKCNELKIVNTICNATDQRQEAAKKVALISDIMYVIGGKNSGNTTRLYEICKDICPKVFHIETKDEIDKSDLIGVENIGITAGASTPKFLIDEVIEFLKEVEHAG encoded by the coding sequence ATGAATATTATAGTAGCTGATTATTCAGGCTTCTGCTTTGGAGTGGAAAGGGCAATAAAAATTGTAGAGGAAACGTCTGATAAAGGTGGGCGTGTGTATACACTTGGTCCTATTATTCATAATCCTCAATTAGTTAAAAAGCTTGAAGAAAAGGGCGTAAATGTCAAAAAGAGTGTTGAAGATGTCGAAAAAGATGATGTTGTGGTAATCCGCTCTCACGGTATCCCCAAACAACATATGGATAAATTAAAAGACAATAAAATAAGTGTTGTGGATGCGACATGTCCATTTGTGACAAGGGCTCAGCGACAAGTTTCGATACTAAGTAGCAGTGGCTATTTTTTGGTTGTTTTTGGCGAAAAGGAGCATCCGGAAGTAAAAGGGATAGTAAGTTATGCAAATAATGGATTTGTAGTTGTTGAAAATAGTGATGAAGTAGAAAGATATGTTGGATTTCACGATAAAATTGGTGTGGTGGCTCAGACTACCCAGAATAAAGCCAAGTTTGACATGGTAGTAGATGCCTTGAAGTCAAAGTGTAACGAGCTTAAAATAGTTAATACTATATGCAATGCCACTGACCAGAGACAGGAAGCTGCAAAAAAGGTTGCTTTAATTTCAGATATAATGTATGTAATCGGTGGTAAAAATAGTGGAAACACCACGAGACTTTATGAAATTTGCAAAGATATATGCCCCAAAGTGTTTCATATTGAGACAAAGGACGAGATTGACAAATCCGACCTTATAGGGGTAGAAAACATTGGCATAACCGCTGGAGCAAGCACTCCTAAATTTTTGATAGATGAGGTTATAGAATTTTTAAAAGAGGTTGAACATGCAGGATAA
- the cmk gene encoding (d)CMP kinase: MPLRIAVDGPAGSGKSTISKIIAEKLNLIYIDTGAMYRACAYISIKYALDDASLVDKLQNCDILFRKDGQCQRVILEIDSDELDVTDEIRGAEVTAKVPETSKIKEVREILTRKQQEIASKNDVIMDGRDIGTVVIPDAEYKFYLDASAEERAKRRFDELKDKGEDVNFEDVLRSVIKRDFEDMNREIAPLRKADDAILIDTSNMTIDEVANKILERVLD, from the coding sequence ATGCCTTTAAGAATTGCTGTTGATGGACCAGCAGGAAGTGGTAAAAGCACTATTTCAAAAATAATAGCTGAAAAGTTAAATTTAATTTATATCGACACAGGTGCAATGTACAGGGCTTGTGCTTATATAAGTATAAAATATGCTTTAGATGATGCTTCCCTTGTAGATAAACTTCAAAATTGCGACATACTTTTTAGAAAAGATGGACAGTGTCAGCGAGTAATTTTAGAGATAGATTCAGATGAACTTGATGTTACGGATGAGATACGAGGTGCTGAGGTTACGGCAAAAGTGCCTGAGACTTCAAAGATAAAAGAAGTACGAGAAATATTGACAAGAAAGCAGCAGGAAATTGCATCTAAAAATGATGTTATAATGGACGGGCGGGATATAGGCACAGTGGTAATCCCTGATGCTGAATATAAATTTTATCTTGATGCTTCAGCAGAAGAGAGAGCTAAAAGACGTTTTGATGAACTTAAAGACAAAGGTGAAGATGTGAATTTTGAGGATGTTTTACGAAGTGTAATAAAGAGGGATTTTGAAGATATGAATAGAGAAATTGCACCACTTAGAAAAGCTGATGATGCTATTTTAATAGATACAAGCAATATGACTATTGATGAAGTTGCAAATAAAATATTAGAGAGAGTGTTGGATTAA